The Solea senegalensis isolate Sse05_10M linkage group LG9, IFAPA_SoseM_1, whole genome shotgun sequence genome has a segment encoding these proteins:
- the LOC122774824 gene encoding forkhead box protein O3-like, whose amino-acid sequence MLMMEDDELDAHQVDSDFEPQSRPRSCTWPLPCPEDFPGGHEVSGGLPVANIKVEPEDVPACRAAGLVGGTPGEMKHPAGAPAPTGATHSCLAGAAVLDATGPLRKAKSSRRNAWGNLSYADLITRAIESTPEKRLTLSQIYDWMVRYVPYFKDKGDSNSSAGWKNSIRHNLSLHTRFIRVQNEGTGKSSWWMLNPDGGKMGKAPRRRAVSMDNSTKYLKSKGRVRGKRVGRPGIGAGSAVVGLQGSPDHGSSPQKGLPGVGGATGTDGEFDAWTDLHSRASSSASTLSGRLSPILAEEEPEEPEEGGLSSSTSPHLYQSPTSARSPSMGTGNRCPPLEQLPQLASLAGAIRLDEQLMEDSYHHHHPQQQQQHQQQQQQQQHPAVGRHKHQTPVYHYSSGVKGQSTYGAGVYGTSGVGMLHHHSPMQTIQENKPASFSGTMRAYSSTNALQSLLTGVPAGQQYCSKDMMLGQERESHPLIGQPSNGVGSNHHSHHPGHHNGHSHSRPISHNSAHSHNRTHSHTPSHNHNSVTNRNHNSPHSLAHNSHNLNQSHSHTPPRAVALAPRGNNNQLQTYNHKAPYLYSPPSHAHLPASTTLPPNPAGMLGMPQDSCHVATAPHPHPRHSHFPDPQHHGVTNGPYHHGQVMGNGSIGSNNHSYHQAHTHERLPADLDIDMFHGSLDCDVESILLHDIMDSGEEMDFNFDCSLAQGVGIGMGMGMGVTMGMGMGMSSLASPQQAHSNQSWVPG is encoded by the exons ATGCTGATGATGGAGGACGACGAACTGGACGCTCATCAGGTTGATTCGGATTTCGAGCCGCAGAGCCGGCCTCGCTCGTGCACCTGGCCGCTGCCGTGCCCGGAGGATTTCCCCGGCGGACACGAGGTCAGCGGGGGTCTCCCGGTGGCCAACATCAAGGTGGAACCGGAGGACGTCCCGGCGTGCAGGGCGGCGGGGCTCGTGGGCGGAACGCCGGGAGAGATGAAGCATCCAGCCGGCGCCCCGGCACCCACGGGCGCGACGCACTCATGCCTGGCTGGCGCGGCGGTCCTCGACGCAACCGGACCGCTGCGCAAAGCCAAATCCTCGCGGCGGAACGCGTGGGGGAACCTGTCGTACGCGGATCTCATTACCCGCGCCATTGAGAGCACACCGGAGAAGAGACTGACGCTGTCACAGATTTACGACTGGATGGTCCGTTATGTGCCCTATTTCAAGGATAAGGGCGACAGTAATAGCTCAGCTGGCTGGAAG AACTCCATCCGGCACAACCTGTCACTCCACACACGCTTCATCCGAGTGCAGAATGAGGGGACTGGCAAGAGTTCCTGGTGGATGTTGAACCCAGATGGAGGGAAGATGGGCAAGGCCCCACGCCGACGAGCAGTCTCCATGGACAACAGCACCAAATACCTGAAAAGCAAAGGCCGCGTTAGAGGCAAGAGGGTCGGCCGACCTGGAATAGGAGCAGGATCTGCTGTGGTGGGACTCCAGGGTTCTCCTGACCATGGCAGCTCACCACAGAAAGGCCTCCCAGGGGTCGGAGGTGCAACTGGGACAGATGGAGAGTTTGATGCCTGGACAGACCTCCATTCCAGGGCTAGTTCATCAGCCTCCACCCTGAGTGGGCGTCTGTCACCCATCCTCGCAGAAGAAGAACCTGAGGAACCAGAGGAGGGTGGCCTGTCCAGTTCCACGTCCCCCCACCTGTACCAATCACCAACCAGTGCCCGCTCTCCATCCATGGGGACAGGAAATCGCTGTCCTCCCCTCGAGCAGCTGCCTCAGCTGGCTAGCCTGGCAGGTGCTATCAGACTGGATGAGCAGTTGATGGAGGACAGTTACCATCACCATcacccacagcagcagcagcaacatcagcagcagcagcagcagcagcagcatccagcTGTTGGCAGACACAAGCACCAAACCCCTGTTTACCACTACAGCTCTGGAGTGAAGGGGCAGAGCACTTATGGTGCAGGCGTTTATGGAACATCAGGTGTGGGGATGCTGCACCACCACTCACCCATGCAGACCATTCAGGAGAACAAGCCAGCTAGTTTTTCTGGAACCATGCGGGCGTACTCTAGTACCAATGCCCTGCAGAGTCTGCTGACAGGGGTTCCAGCTGGGCAGCAATACTGCTCCAAGGACATGATGCTGGGACAGGAGAGGGAAAGCCATCCTCTAATTGGTCAACCTAGTAATGGAGTAGGCTCAAACCATCACAGCCACCACCCCGGTCACCACAATGGCCACAGCCACAGCAGACCTATTAGTCACAACTCAGCTCATAGCCATAACAGAACTCACAGCCATACACCCAGTCATAATCACAATAGCGTAACCAACCGCAACCACAACTCACCTCACAGCCTCGCTCACAACAGTCACAACCTCAACCAAAGCCATAGCCACACGCCCCCCCGCGCAGTGGCCCTGGCCCCACGTGGCAACAACAATCAACTGCAGACCTACAACCACAAAGCTCCCTATTTGTACAGTCCGCCATCGCACGCCCACCTCCCTGCTTCCACCACCCTCCCCCCAAACCCAGCAGGTATGCTTGGCATGCCCCAGGACTCCTGCCATGTTGCCACCGCACCACACCCACACCCTCGCCACAGCCATTTTCCTGACCCACAACACCATGGCGTGACTAACGGACCTTACCACCATGGCCAAGTGATGGGTAATGGTAGCATTGGTAGCAACAACCACAGCTATCACCAAGCTCACACCCATGAGAGACTACCAGCCGACTTGGACATTGACATGTTCCATGGTAGCTTGGACTGCGACGTGGAGTCCATTCTCCTCCATGACATTATGGACTCTGGGGAGGAGATGGACTTTAACTTTGACTGCTCACTAGCCCAGGGTGTGGGCATTGGAATGGGTATGGGCATGGGTGTGACCATGGGCATGGGGATGGGAATGAGCAGCCTGGCCAGTCCGCAGCAAGCCCACAGCAACCAGAGCTGGGTTCCTGGCTGA